A region of bacterium DNA encodes the following proteins:
- the trpD gene encoding anthranilate phosphoribosyltransferase, with amino-acid sequence MKDFLQKLVAGKNLSTAEAVAAFDQIMDGDATPAQLGSFLTALRIKGETIDELTGACASMRRHAVFIDPRGKQVVDTCGTGGDALGTFNISTTAAFVVAGAGVPVAKHGNRSITSKCGSADVLAELGVNLDVSPDVMEECIHEVGIGFLFAPKLHPAMKHAMGPRRELGFRTIFNLLGPLANPAGARCQVLGVFAPELTEMFTEVLKQLGSQRVFVVHGQDGMDEITVTGTTRISELRDGNIRTYNFDPLLVMEDYADISTLAGGDPKQNAVITSAILEGEKGPRRNIVCLNAAAGLIAGGKAVDFQDGFRLAEKTLDSGAALHALEGLVRKTQS; translated from the coding sequence ATGAAAGATTTCCTGCAGAAATTGGTTGCAGGCAAGAACCTGAGCACCGCAGAAGCGGTGGCAGCCTTTGATCAAATCATGGATGGGGATGCGACTCCGGCGCAACTGGGATCGTTTCTCACCGCGTTACGGATCAAGGGGGAAACCATTGATGAATTAACCGGAGCCTGCGCCTCAATGCGGAGGCATGCGGTGTTCATTGATCCACGCGGGAAGCAGGTGGTGGATACCTGTGGAACGGGCGGTGATGCATTGGGAACCTTCAATATATCAACTACGGCTGCTTTTGTGGTGGCTGGAGCTGGAGTTCCGGTGGCCAAGCACGGGAATCGCTCCATTACCAGTAAGTGTGGTTCGGCGGATGTGCTGGCGGAATTGGGTGTTAACCTCGATGTGTCCCCTGATGTTATGGAGGAATGTATCCATGAGGTGGGGATCGGGTTTCTGTTTGCCCCGAAATTGCATCCGGCCATGAAGCACGCCATGGGGCCGCGTAGAGAGCTCGGATTCAGGACGATTTTTAATCTTCTCGGGCCGCTGGCCAATCCTGCAGGTGCGCGCTGTCAGGTACTGGGGGTTTTTGCGCCCGAATTAACAGAGATGTTTACCGAGGTATTGAAGCAACTGGGGAGCCAGCGCGTATTTGTGGTGCATGGGCAGGATGGAATGGATGAAATTACGGTTACTGGAACCACCCGGATCAGTGAGTTGCGGGACGGTAACATCCGTACCTATAATTTTGACCCGTTGTTGGTGATGGAAGATTATGCCGATATCTCGACTTTGGCCGGTGGCGATCCCAAACAGAATGCCGTGATCACGAGTGCTATTCTTGAAGGTGAAAAGGGGCCGCGGCGTAATATCGTTTGCCTGAATGCGGCAGCAGGTCTGATCGCTGGTGGCAAAGCTGTAGATTTTCAGGATGGGTTTCGACTGGCCGAAAAGACGCTTGATAGTGGGGCCGCATTACATGCTTTAGAAGGACTTGTCCGCAAGACGCAAAGTTAA
- a CDS encoding anthranilate synthase component I family protein — protein MFPNEKDYAGLARAFDIVPVYKEVLADTETPVSVLQRFISRENAFLLESMEGGEKWGRYSFVGIDPRPFLEVDHRQPGKGLEGLRRIFKGVRVAAVPGLPRFIGGVVGFIGYEAMGEFERMPEPKSGRAGMRLRSRFVQADRMIVFDNIRHTIKIVVCTRPSESPSPEAAYRRAVSEIEGIEHTLNQPMERPVSRRTAGEVVFESNQTQAQYCAMVKQAKDYITAGDIIQVVLSQRFSANVELSPLDLYRALRLLNPSPYTFFLKMGSQILVGSSPEVMVRLTGNRVELRPIAGTRPRGKDDVEDRLLADELLSDEKERAEHVMLVDLGRNDLGRLSEMGSVQVTDYMVIERYSHVMHLVSHVQGVLRKEFDAYDVIRATFPAGTLSGAPKIRAMEIIHELEPEPRGVYGGAVGYVGYDGNMDLAITIRTLEVTAGTVAIQAGAGIVYDSDPLKEYQETGQKARGMQKAVQLAARGLELEGDVV, from the coding sequence ATGTTTCCAAACGAAAAAGATTATGCCGGACTGGCGCGTGCCTTTGACATCGTGCCGGTGTATAAAGAAGTGCTTGCGGACACGGAGACTCCTGTTTCTGTTTTGCAACGTTTCATAAGCCGGGAGAATGCGTTTCTTCTGGAGAGTATGGAGGGGGGCGAGAAATGGGGGCGATACTCATTTGTTGGTATTGACCCGCGTCCTTTTCTGGAAGTGGATCATCGTCAGCCGGGCAAGGGGTTGGAAGGACTACGGCGGATTTTCAAAGGCGTTCGTGTCGCCGCCGTTCCCGGGTTACCCCGATTTATCGGAGGGGTAGTCGGGTTTATCGGTTACGAAGCAATGGGTGAGTTTGAACGTATGCCGGAGCCTAAATCAGGACGGGCTGGAATGCGGTTGCGCAGTCGGTTCGTGCAGGCGGATCGGATGATTGTTTTTGATAATATCCGCCACACGATTAAAATCGTAGTTTGTACCCGGCCTTCAGAATCCCCGTCCCCGGAGGCAGCGTATCGTCGTGCGGTTTCTGAAATTGAAGGGATCGAGCATACCCTGAATCAGCCGATGGAACGACCGGTGAGCCGTCGGACAGCGGGTGAGGTGGTGTTTGAATCGAATCAGACTCAGGCACAGTATTGTGCGATGGTGAAGCAGGCGAAGGATTATATCACGGCGGGGGACATCATTCAGGTCGTGCTGAGTCAGCGGTTCAGTGCCAATGTGGAGCTTTCGCCTCTGGATCTTTATCGTGCTCTGCGCTTGTTGAACCCTTCCCCTTACACATTCTTCCTGAAAATGGGGAGTCAAATCCTGGTTGGCTCATCGCCGGAAGTCATGGTGCGTTTGACAGGAAACCGGGTGGAATTGAGGCCGATTGCTGGAACGCGTCCGCGCGGAAAGGATGATGTTGAGGACCGGTTACTGGCGGATGAATTGCTTTCGGATGAGAAGGAGCGCGCGGAGCATGTGATGCTGGTGGATTTGGGGCGGAATGACCTCGGGCGTCTGTCGGAGATGGGAAGCGTGCAGGTGACCGATTATATGGTCATTGAGCGCTATAGCCATGTAATGCATCTGGTGTCGCATGTGCAGGGGGTGTTGCGGAAAGAGTTTGATGCCTATGATGTGATCCGTGCCACGTTCCCCGCTGGAACGCTTTCCGGAGCGCCGAAAATCCGGGCCATGGAGATTATTCATGAATTAGAACCTGAACCCCGCGGTGTGTACGGCGGGGCGGTGGGTTATGTGGGGTATGATGGCAATATGGATTTGGCCATTACCATACGGACCTTGGAGGTGACGGCGGGTACAGTGGCCATTCAGGCGGGTGCCGGGATTGTCTATGATTCTGATCCATTAAAAGAATATCAGGAGACAGGCCAAAAGGCGCGCGGCATGCAGAAGGCTGTGCAATTGGCGGCCCGTGGCCTTGAATTGGAAGGAGATGTGGTATGA
- a CDS encoding aminodeoxychorismate/anthranilate synthase component II: MIVLIDNYDSFTYNLVQMMSVIGADIQVFRNDAITVEGVEALKPEAVVISPGPCTPKEAGISVELIKRMTGRIPVLGVCLGHQSLGVAFGATVSNAKRIMHGKVSQVRHDGHGIFKGMSNPFQAGRYHSLAVLQETLPPELIANAFSEDEEIMGMYHVTHQTYGVQFHPESVLTPTGKRLLRNFLDIVAEKKAVQ, from the coding sequence ATGATCGTCCTTATCGATAATTACGATTCGTTTACCTATAATCTGGTACAAATGATGTCTGTGATTGGTGCGGATATACAGGTTTTTAGAAACGATGCCATCACCGTGGAGGGCGTGGAAGCATTGAAGCCCGAGGCCGTGGTGATTTCGCCCGGGCCATGCACACCTAAAGAAGCGGGGATTTCCGTGGAATTGATTAAGCGGATGACCGGTCGTATACCGGTGCTGGGGGTCTGTCTGGGCCATCAGTCGCTAGGGGTGGCTTTCGGGGCTACCGTTTCGAATGCCAAACGCATCATGCACGGAAAAGTGTCGCAAGTCCGGCACGATGGGCATGGAATTTTCAAGGGGATGAGTAATCCTTTTCAGGCAGGCCGTTACCACTCGTTGGCCGTTTTGCAGGAGACGTTGCCGCCGGAATTAATTGCGAATGCATTCAGTGAGGATGAGGAGATCATGGGAATGTATCATGTGACGCACCAGACCTATGGTGTGCAATTCCATCCTGAGTCCGTCTTGACGCCGACAGGGAAGCGCTTATTGCGCAACTTTCTCGATATCGTGGCGGAAAAAAAGGCCGTGCAATGA